A segment of the Triticum urartu cultivar G1812 chromosome 1, Tu2.1, whole genome shotgun sequence genome:
ccgagctaaagcggcaacttgacgtggcaggtgccgacatcgcgcttgtcaacaagcggcttgacgaggcccaaggtatgtaattcctcctgcggcacctggtaagaggagctttatgccagtatcttacaatgtgtgcgcttgatgcagatggtgctgctgccatggagaatcttcgggcggaacttgcccgagccaaggagcaatccaggaaaagtgatgcggctgccggaaaggcaattgaagagctgaaagccgaacaggctgctcactgccaaagcaagaaggaaatgtccaagatggccgtgaagctgaaCAACGCTGCTGACcattgcaagcttcttgaaaaagaagatcgggcggaacagacggacctggagaaggccgtttccgatgccaaggatgctcgctctgcaatgagagctatgaaggaggagctgcgtcagacCGGAGaaatcgcggctggaaagccctttatgctgcggaggaagttatgtgatcctaaacatgctccgttagaccggatgtggagtacagcggacacctatctggatttggcagcgagtgttgcggatgcggccgaacacttccgagatcaagaagatcgtgaagtggaaaagctcttttggtcgcagttccacaatccggagcgtccactgtcattagccgatcgtttggccgagctaaataggttgtccggactcgccatgaagtatgtcatgagtcatctgtggccagagaggccagagccgaaaagtagggcaatcgggttcgatcggtaggggcgcggagggctcggagtttggagaggagtccggctccttggagtcacgtgCTTCGCAAAGactagggctggtgttcggctcgatcgccgtagagattgcagcccccgaggcggtgtccaaccacccatcctcgattagcgcagttggctccgaattaagggtcggagctgatgcgggtgcggcctccagggcactgttcggcggcagagctagatcatgcccatcgtgacagtgcggcgcgctcggccgcggctcgaatccgtcgaagatcaagtctccgcggaggtccgctgtgtagtttaaacttccaaatctgacctgacggccaggggcatagctttcgatctgctccagatggccaagcgaattggcccgcagagcaaagcctccaaatacgaagatctgtccgaggagaaaagtctcaccctggatcgcatcgtcgttgatgatcggagggGCCATCGGGCCTAatagtgacgacacagaggaactctcaatgaaagcaccaatgtcggtgttaagaccggcggatctcgggtaggggtcccgaactgtgcgtctaggcggatggtaacaggaggcaggggacacgatgttttacccaggttcgggccctcttgatggaggtaaaaccctgcgtcctgcttgattaatattgatgatatgggtagtacaagagtagatctaccacgagatcagagaggctaaaccctataagctagcctatggtatgattgttgttcgtcctacggactaaaaccctccggtttatatagacaccggtgagggctagggttacacagagtcggttacaatggtaggagatctacatatccgtatcgccaagcttgccttccactccaaggaaagtccctttcggacacgggacgaagtcttcgatcttgtatcttcatagtccaggagtccggccgaaggtatagtccggctatccggaaaccccctaatccaggactccctcagacgtcctctactttgttgttgcaacttttatgtggctgctacgggcttagcaagaaccgttcttacctacgcatcaaaaaccataacgcggtatagtgattgctttttgatcttcagaaagaaccctgttcattgaatttgattcaactaaagttggagaaacagacaccgactagccacctgtgtgcgaaacacgtcggtagaaccagtctcgcgtaagtgtacgctaATGTCAGTCTgagctgcttcatccaacaataccgctgaatcaagaatcaactagtgacagcaagcaatatgtatatactcacgcccacaactattttgtgttctactcgtgcatataacatctatgcatagacctggctcggatgccactgttggggaacatagtatttaaaaaaatcctacgatcacacaagatctatctaggagatgcatagaaatgagaaggggagagtatgtctacgaaccctcgtagaccgaaagcagaagcgttatgaaacgaggttgatgtagtcgaacgtcttcgcgatccaaccgatcaagtaccgaatgcacgacacctccacaatctgcacacgttcagctcggtgacgtccctcatactcttgatccagttgaggccgagggagagtttcgtcagcacaatggcgtgatgacggtgatgatgaagttactgacgcagggcttcgcctaagcactacaacgatatgaccgaggtggaactctatggagggggcaccgcacacggctaaacaatcaacttgtgtgtctatggggtgcccccttccccgtatataaaggtGTGGAGGAGGGGGCGAGCCGGCCACCTTGGGCGCGCCctcaaggggggaatcctactcctactaggagtaggttccccccctttcctagtcctactaggagggggaaggaagggagagaggggaggaaggaaaggggggctggcccccctcccaattcggaatGGGCTTGGGGGCGCCCCTCCTCTTGGCCTTCTCCTCTCaattccactaaagcccatgtaggcccattaagccccggggggttccggtaacctcccggtactccggtaaatgcccgaactcatcaaaccattccagtgtccaaacataaccttccaatatatcaatcttcatgtctcgacaatttcgagactcctcgtcatgtcgtgatcacatccgggactccgaactaccttcggtacatcaaaacacataaaatcataataccgatcgtcatcgaacgttaagcatgcagaccctacgggttcgagaactatgtagacatgaccgagactcacttccggtcaataaccaataatggaacctggatgctcatgttggttcctacatattctacgaagatctttatcggtcaaaccgcataacaacatatgttgttccctttgtcaacggtatgttacttgcccgagatccagtcgtcggtatctcaatacctagttcaatctcgttactggcaagtctctttactcgttctgtaatgcatcatcccgcaactaactcattagtcacattgattgcaaggcttatagtgatgtgcattatcgagagggcccagagatacctctccgatacacggagtgacaaatcctaatctcgatctatgacaactcaacaaacaccatcggagacacctgtagagcatctttatactcacccagttacgttgtaacgtttgatagcacactaagtgttcctccggcattcgggagtttcataagatcgtagtcataggaacatgtataagttatggagaaagcaatagcaataaactagacgatcatagtgctaagctaacggatgggtcaagtcaatcacatcattctctaatgatgtgatccctttcatcaaatgacaacttttgtccatggctaggaaacttaaccatctttgattaacgagctagtcaagtagaggcatactggtgacactcattttgtctatgtattcacacatgtactaagtttccggttaatacaattctagcatgaataataaacatttatcatgatataaggaaatataatataaataacaactttattattgcctctagggcatatttccttcacgccCCCAAGGGCCctaggcgcctagggttggaatcCCTAGGGGGATGGGGCGCCTCCtaccttgcttggggggcaagcctccccccttggccgccgccccctcccctctagATGCATCTACGGGGGCCGGCTGCCTCTccccttcaccctataaatagaggggggTGGGATGGCTGTCGCACCCCTTCCCTagcgcagcccctccctcctccaacacctcctcctccgtagtgcttagcgaagctatgcaggagaaccacgagctccaccaccaccacgtcgtcgtgctaccggagttctccctcaacgtatcctctccccttgctagatcaagaaggaggagacgtccccgggctgtacatCTGTTGAACACAGAAGCGCCGTCTGTTCAGCGCttgatcggatcttccgcgatttgaatcgccgcgagtacgactccatcaatcgcgttcttgtaacgcttccgcttagtgatcttcaagggtatgaagatgcactccctctctctctctctctctctctctctctctctcgttgctagcatctcctagattaatcttggtgacacgtaggaaaattttgaattattactacgttccccgatagcttcgtcttgcacggagctttcaatggagatgtcaagtcatgcctggCCGACAGGTGCTACATTGTGTCATGCCTGGTCGGCAGGTGCTACACATGACAGATCTTCCAGAATCTTCGCGTCTGGACGGACGAGCGTGGGACGATGGACGGACTGACAAGGATGATGCAGATCTCTCTCCTGAAGATGGGTTAGCGGTTCGATGATGATGAAGGCGTCTAAAACGTGTGCATGCGGTGTATGGTTTAGGTCTGCTGCACCGGATGTGGGTTTCGATATGTTATGTGGATGGATCAGCGATGACACCGATTTTAGATATGAAGAGTGAGAGCACTCCACATTATCGAGTTTTGTAGGTGTGATTGGTGGCTTTGAGTGGCTTGATGTATGTTCttgtttttttttgcggggaaaaGGAGTTTATTTATTAGTCATTTGGGCAGTCTTCTGTACATAGGATGGGAACATCTCCCGGCCCGGAGGCAAGCCACACCACAGTGCGCTCCTCTACTCTACCAAAGTTTGCCAGGTAATGGCTCACTACATTTCGTTCGCGAGCTACAAGGCGTAGCTTGAACTCCCTCTCTTTCATAAGCCTTCTAGCTTCAGCAACCAGCATAGAATATCTTGACCTGTCAATACCTGATGCCATAAGCATGTTAAAACCCACTAAGAAATCAGTCTCCACTTCAATTGGACGTTGGGTCCATTGGCATGCTAGGGATAAGCCCTCCATGCACGCGTACAACTCAGCTTCAAGGGGTTCCACGCAAGTGTATAGGACCCGACATGATGATAGGATTATCTTTCCTTTTGCATCCCGAACTATCATCCCAGCGCCCGCCATACTTGTCTTCTCGCAAAAAGAGCCGTCCACGTTTAGCTTTAGCCATCCATCTGGTGGAGGCGTCCAATTCCCTGGCGACTTGGCATCAACAAGGGCATGTGATAGTGGACTGGGAAGCGGTACAGGGTGCATTACTTGCTTGCCCTTAACCGGATCAGCTTGTGGGTTGCAGTGTAAACTTATCAGGGACTCCGCGTACGACAGAAGAAAACGTCTCGACGCGTCAATGGAAGGCGCCGGCTTCGCATGCGTCAGCTCGTTCCTCACGTACCAACAACGCCATAGGGTCATCATGAGCTTCATGCGATCAAACTCCGGCAAGTCACAAAGATGTTGCATGAGCCATTCCTTGCTTGTCCGCCGGATAGCCGACACATCCAGGAGACTCCAGTGCTCGGCCATAGCCTGCCAAAGTGCCACTGCCAACGGGCATCTGCAAAAGGCATGTTTTTGTTAGATCTATGTTGAACGATAAATAAAGATGGTCATATGCATCAATTGATGCAGAGGTTGGGGTCTTAATCTTCTTTTCCAAAAAGAAATTAGAAGTGATTACGAGTATGTGTGGGGAGGGACCATCACCAGCGAGGAGGAACTGTGACACGGGTAGGTCATGGATTAGGCGGCAAGGGTGTTGGGATTGTGCATGCACCAAGTGTAGATAAGACAGGGGTGGCGTTCACCATCATTGCGAGTCCCACGGAATAATAAGTCAGTACTCAATACAGGGTTGGGCTCGACAAACGGAGTGCTAAAGTATGATAACAAGCTCATTGCCATGTGATTGATCACGTTCTTTATGCATAGATGAAAAAAACTTGATCACCGTCCGCAATGGTGGTGAACAGAAGTGGAGACATGGATGGCTCTTCTTTCACCATGCAATGGTGGTGAATAGAACAATCTGTAGTTGGATGGTTATAGGGATGGTGGTATTCTCAGCCCACCAAGTTTCAAATTTTGTTGCTTGTATTAATTGCTgcatttatttcaggattttcggcGATGCACATGCAGTGGGAGGAGACGTCCCCGTCGATGACGAagtgcctacggtgacttcgtaaatttcaagatgatatgctgGCTCAATCTTTCGGAGGTGCTCGTAgaggtagggtgtgcgtgtgtgttcatagaggtgagtgtatgcgcgtgtatataagcacttgcgtctgtactgtgttcAAAAAAAAGTGAAGACATGGATGGCTTTTCTTCCACCGTTAATCAGGTTATGGAAGACACTGATGAAGCAAACCATTGATTTGACACACTTTTTCACCTGTACCGTTCCTACTTTTTGTTGTGTTTTTATTTATCTTGTTATACTCCTTTCGTTCTCAAATATAAgtttttttagagatttcaacaactgacgactacatacggagcaaaatgagtgaatctacactttaaaatatgtctacatataTTCGTATATTATAGTttatttgaaatgtctaaaaaaacttatatttaggaacggacgGAGTATCTTCTAAGATGGGGGCTTGGCTGAGACTTAACTATTTTCCATCAAGATGAGAATTAGCAAAATCGTTTCTAATTTATTTGACGCTGGCAATTAAACCGTTAAATCCATCCTGCTACGATGCCGGCGATGGTCAACTCGCAGGGCCGGTGGCCATGGCAGCTCGAATGGGTACGCGGCACCGGCATACCGGTTCCTCTCATGCGCCCGATCCACCTCCAGCGTCTCGAGGTCGACGGAGAAAATCCAGGTCTCCTCCTGCGGCGTCACGAGGACATGCTTTGTAGTCATCGCAGCAATCTTTGCTGATCGCTGGAAATACGTCTCCTCGCGCCCCGGCAGCCCGCGGGTCGCCTCCGGCAGCCTCACGAGTTTCTCCACCACCCACTCGCTACTGCTGTCGAGCTGCCGAAACACCGTGAGGTCATTGTTGGCCATCACGCGTACAACGCGCACCGCGCCGTCGTCGCCGCCGATGACCCGGAAGGCTGAAGATTCCTCCGGTGTCCCCACGACGGTACACGGGAACGTGATGAGCGAGAACTGGATGGTGGCATCATCGAGAGCCAGCACGGCGCCCTCGCGCTCCATCCGCCAGAAGAGTGACGAACGCGCTCGCCCTGCGAAGCTGATCAAATTGTACTCTGGGATGGAGACGTCGCCGCCGGCCGCGGTCTCCTGCCGCCAGCCGCCGTCGCGGCCAGAGGAGGACACGCATGCACGGGGAGCGCCACGGTTATTCCCGAAAACATGGCTTTCGTAGACCACGGCGACCACCCGAAAGTTGGACATGCCGATGAAGCTACCACCTGCAGTCTCGCCGGCGGCATCGCCGTCGAGCAGGAACAGACCGAGACACGGGTCGGACCACATCTCCTCCCAGTAGAGGATCCCCTGGCACCTCCGCGTGAGCGGGTCGCAGACGACCATGTCGGGGAACTGGAGATACCCGGCGTCCCCGTCCCACATTCTACCCATCCGGTAGTAGACAACGTCCCTCCTGTAGAGCAGAAGGAGGCCACCGCGGCTGTCGGCGAGCTCCCAGGGCAGCGAGCCGTCGGGGACGGCCGGGAGGAAGTCGAGGGAGAAGTGGCGCCTGTTGAGGCCGTCGGCCGCTGAGGGGTCCGGCACGAAGACCGGGCCGCTGTTCCCGTCG
Coding sequences within it:
- the LOC125539022 gene encoding uncharacterized protein LOC125539022, whose translation is MATKGSPRRCCNRRRKKRAPPSRDEPAPSGPTSVHHIPDHLLELVLLRVGTPLALLRAASTCKRWRRVVFTDGAAFLARFGRSLRAAHVPGHYHVDDGNSGPVFVPDPSAADGLNRRHFSLDFLPAVPDGSLPWELADSRGGLLLLYRRDVVYYRMGRMWDGDAGYLQFPDMVVCDPLTRRCQGILYWEEMWSDPCLGLFLLDGDAAGETAGGSFIGMSNFRVVAVVYESHVFGNNRGAPRACVSSSGRDGGWRQETAAGGDVSIPEYNLISFAGRARSSLFWRMEREGAVLALDDATIQFSLITFPCTVVGTPEESSAFRVIGGDDGAVRVVRVMANNDLTVFRQLDSSSEWVVEKLVRLPEATRGLPGREETYFQRSAKIAAMTTKHVLVTPQEETWIFSVDLETLEVDRAHERNRYAGAAYPFELPWPPALRVDHRRHRSRMDLTV